A genomic window from Diorhabda sublineata isolate icDioSubl1.1 chromosome 8, icDioSubl1.1, whole genome shotgun sequence includes:
- the LOC130447266 gene encoding muscle-specific protein 20 yields MSLERQVRSKIAAKRNPQQDKEAQEWIEAVLGAKFPPGELYEDVIRDGTVLCQVINKLAPGSVPKINTSGGQFKMMENINNFQQAIKNYGVADIDVFQTVDLWEKKDIAQVTNTLFALGRQTYKHPEWKGPYLGPKPADENKREFTEEQLRAGESIIGLQAGQNKGATQAGQNIGAGRKIILGK; encoded by the exons ATGTCTCTTGAACGCCAAGTCCGCAGCAAG ATCGCCGCCAAACGCAACCCCCAACAAGACAAAGAAGCTCAAGAGTGGATAGAGGCCGTACTTGGTGCTAAATTCCCACCAGGTGAATTGTACGAAGACGTCATTCGCGATGGTACAGTTCTTTGTCAAGTTATCAATAAATTGGCGCCGGGATCCGTACCAAAAATCAACACCTCTGGCGGACAATTCAAAATGATGGAAAACATCAACAA CTTCCAGCAAGCCATCAAAAATTACGGCGTAGCTGACATCGACGTATTCCAAACTGTGGATCTGTGGGAAAAGAAAGACATAGCTCAAGTGACCAATACGCTTTTCGCTCTGGGTAGACAGACCTACAAACACCCTGAATGGAAAGGACCTTATCTAGGACCCAAACCCGCCGACGAAAACAAGAGAGAATTCACCGAAGAACAACTTAGAGCTGGTGAAAGTATCATCGGTCTTCAAGCCGGTCAAAATAAAGGAGCTACTCAAGCCGGTCAAAACATCGGCGCTGGACGTAAAATCATCCTTGGAAAGTAA